In one Butyrivibrio proteoclasticus B316 genomic region, the following are encoded:
- a CDS encoding DUF362 domain-containing protein, whose protein sequence is MGSVSKVYFSRTITPEQVVKMYETLGKKLEGKVAVKVHSGEDGNQNFLRPEFFKPMVEYVNGTVVECNTAYDGERNYTDKHTKLIRKHGWNDFFVVDLMDAEGPDMELPIAHPNHLKSDIVGKNLANYDSMLVLSHFKGHPMGGYGGALKQLSIGCASTAGKVNIHSAGKYVKAEEQGIVWGDLPPQDAFLESMAEAASAVVDYFKGNMVFINVMKNLSVDCDCCAIAEDPCMADVGILASTDPIAIDRACMDLIYKSEDPGRDHFLERVQRQNGEHTIDAAAAIGFGVKEYELINV, encoded by the coding sequence ATGGGATCAGTTTCTAAGGTTTATTTTTCCAGAACAATAACGCCTGAGCAGGTCGTTAAGATGTATGAAACATTAGGGAAAAAGCTTGAAGGAAAAGTTGCTGTCAAGGTTCACTCAGGCGAAGATGGCAATCAGAATTTCCTAAGACCTGAGTTTTTCAAACCTATGGTTGAATATGTAAACGGAACAGTAGTAGAATGCAACACTGCTTATGATGGTGAGAGAAACTATACTGATAAGCATACCAAACTGATAAGGAAACATGGTTGGAATGACTTTTTTGTAGTTGATCTTATGGATGCTGAAGGGCCTGATATGGAGCTTCCTATAGCTCATCCGAATCATCTAAAGAGCGATATTGTTGGTAAGAATCTTGCAAATTATGACTCGATGCTTGTGTTGTCTCACTTTAAAGGCCATCCAATGGGAGGCTATGGCGGAGCACTCAAGCAGTTATCAATAGGATGTGCATCTACAGCGGGCAAGGTCAATATTCATTCTGCAGGAAAATATGTCAAGGCAGAGGAGCAGGGAATTGTCTGGGGAGATCTTCCACCTCAGGATGCATTTCTTGAATCAATGGCAGAGGCAGCTTCTGCAGTAGTTGATTACTTTAAAGGCAACATGGTCTTCATTAATGTAATGAAGAATCTGTCTGTTGACTGTGACTGTTGTGCAATAGCAGAGGATCCTTGTATGGCTGATGTTGGAATTCTGGCTTCTACTGATCCTATAGCTATAGACAGAGCCTGCATGGATCTGATTTACAAATCAGAAGATCCTGGGCGTGATCATTTCCTTGAAAGAGTCCAGAGACAGAATGGTGAGCATACAATTGACGCCGCTGCTGCAATTGGATTTGGAGTCAAGGAGTATGAACTCATAAATGTATGA
- a CDS encoding CooT family nickel-binding protein, with amino-acid sequence MCLSTAVRADNPDEILMEYVQSLSIDGDSITLVDLMGEKKVIRGNLTFADLTGAVLKIDCK; translated from the coding sequence ATGTGTTTGTCGACAGCTGTAAGAGCAGATAATCCGGATGAGATACTTATGGAGTATGTCCAGTCTCTTTCTATAGATGGGGATTCCATAACTTTGGTTGATCTGATGGGGGAGAAAAAAGTTATCAGGGGAAATCTTACCTTTGCAGACCTGACAGGTGCAGTACTTAAGATTGATTGTAAATAA
- the rhaB gene encoding rhamnulokinase — translation MKYYLAVDIGASSGRHILAHMEDGRIVLEEIYRFYNGMDEKGHHQVWDTERLFSEILEGMKKCKEEGKIPATMGIDTWGVDYVLLDKDDNPVGDCIAYRDGRTKGMDEEVYKIIPEDELYARTGIQKAIFNTIYQLMSTKVRKPEKLERARTFLMIPDYFHFLLTGVRKQEYTNASTTQLVNAETADWDHELIARLGYPDELFGELSMPGTVVGPIKKEIESKVGFSCTVVLPATHDTGSAVMSVPCTDENTLYISSGTWSLMGCELEKANCTKKAQTANFTNEGGYQHRYRFLKNIMGLWMIQSVKKEFEEGYDYPGKNPKDDYSFANLCDRAEKETIDSVVPANDSRFLNPESMIREVQKACEESGQTVPITPWELSRVIYRSLAVCYKQATEEIEEITGKNFDSINIVGGGSNAVYLNKLTAAETGRTVNAGPGEATAIGNIGAQMIADGVFAGLQEFRKCVFDSFGVVRY, via the coding sequence ATGAAATATTACCTGGCAGTTGATATAGGCGCCTCTTCAGGGCGCCACATCCTTGCTCACATGGAGGATGGCAGAATTGTCCTTGAGGAAATATATCGTTTTTACAATGGAATGGATGAAAAAGGCCATCATCAGGTATGGGATACTGAGAGGCTCTTTTCAGAAATTCTTGAGGGCATGAAGAAATGTAAGGAAGAAGGCAAGATTCCTGCGACCATGGGAATTGATACATGGGGAGTAGATTATGTTCTTCTTGATAAAGATGATAATCCTGTGGGAGACTGTATTGCTTACAGAGATGGTCGTACAAAAGGGATGGACGAGGAAGTTTACAAGATAATTCCTGAAGATGAGCTCTATGCAAGGACCGGAATTCAGAAGGCTATTTTTAACACTATTTATCAGCTCATGTCTACTAAGGTAAGAAAGCCTGAGAAGCTGGAAAGAGCCAGAACATTCCTCATGATTCCTGACTATTTTCACTTCCTTTTGACCGGAGTTCGCAAGCAGGAGTATACCAATGCATCAACTACGCAGCTTGTAAATGCAGAGACTGCTGATTGGGACCATGAGCTTATTGCAAGACTGGGGTATCCTGATGAACTCTTTGGAGAGCTGTCCATGCCCGGAACAGTTGTTGGACCAATTAAAAAGGAAATAGAGAGTAAGGTGGGCTTTAGCTGCACTGTAGTTCTTCCTGCAACCCACGATACAGGTTCTGCTGTTATGAGCGTTCCGTGCACAGATGAAAATACTCTTTATATTTCATCAGGAACCTGGTCACTTATGGGGTGCGAGCTTGAAAAAGCAAACTGCACCAAGAAGGCTCAGACAGCCAACTTTACAAACGAAGGCGGCTATCAGCACAGATACAGATTCCTTAAGAATATCATGGGACTTTGGATGATCCAGTCTGTTAAAAAAGAATTTGAAGAAGGCTACGATTATCCCGGCAAAAATCCGAAAGATGATTATTCTTTTGCAAACCTCTGTGATAGGGCAGAAAAAGAGACAATTGACTCTGTAGTTCCTGCAAATGACTCAAGATTTCTTAACCCTGAGTCCATGATAAGAGAAGTTCAGAAGGCCTGCGAGGAGTCTGGTCAAACAGTTCCTATAACGCCTTGGGAGCTTTCAAGAGTTATCTACAGAAGCCTTGCTGTTTGCTACAAACAGGCGACAGAAGAAATTGAAGAGATAACGGGTAAGAATTTTGACAGCATTAACATTGTTGGAGGAGGCTCAAATGCAGTTTATCTTAATAAACTGACAGCGGCTGAAACAGGCAGAACAGTTAATGCAGGCCCCGGTGAAGCGACAGCTATTGGCAATATCGGAGCTCAAATGATCGCAGATGGAGTGTTTGCAGGTCTACAAGAATTTAGAAAATGTGTTTTTGATTCCTTCGGAGTTGTGAGATACTGA
- a CDS encoding L-rhamnose isomerase, with protein MTVKERFEDAKVRYAELGVDVDKALEALSNIKLSMHCWQGDDVIGFDQKGPLTGGIQTTGNYPYKATTPEELMADMDKTFSFVPGKHKINLHASYAIFEDGEWADRDALEPKHFKRWAEYAKERGLGVDFNPTYFSHPKSEVATLSSADEEIRQFWIRHGQACIRISEYFAEQTGQTCMMNIWIPDGLKDVPGDRKAPRARLKDSLDQILSIDYDKSKVAIAVESKVFGIGEESYTVGSHEFYMNYAAKNDVMCLIDTGHFHPTENVADKLSSMLLFNDKMALHVSRPVRWDSDHVVIFNDDARDLAQEIVRNGADRFYIGMDYFDASINRISAWTNGMRNFLKALMYAELQPMDKLTRLQNECNFTELMSLQEQLKVMPFGDVWDYYCESKGVALEKDWFADCMEYEKEVLSKRV; from the coding sequence ATGACAGTAAAGGAAAGATTCGAAGACGCAAAAGTGCGCTATGCAGAACTTGGTGTTGATGTTGATAAGGCTTTAGAAGCTCTTTCAAATATCAAGTTATCTATGCACTGCTGGCAGGGGGATGATGTAATTGGTTTTGATCAGAAAGGACCTCTTACAGGTGGTATCCAGACAACAGGTAACTATCCATACAAGGCTACAACTCCAGAGGAGCTTATGGCTGATATGGATAAGACTTTCTCATTTGTTCCGGGTAAGCATAAGATAAATCTTCATGCTTCATATGCTATTTTTGAAGACGGTGAGTGGGCAGACAGAGATGCTCTTGAGCCCAAGCATTTCAAGAGATGGGCAGAGTATGCCAAGGAGAGAGGACTTGGAGTTGACTTTAATCCTACATACTTTAGCCATCCCAAGTCAGAAGTAGCTACACTTTCATCAGCAGATGAAGAGATCAGACAGTTCTGGATCAGACATGGTCAGGCATGTATCAGGATCTCTGAGTATTTTGCTGAGCAGACAGGCCAAACATGTATGATGAACATCTGGATTCCTGACGGACTTAAGGATGTTCCTGGTGACAGAAAAGCTCCAAGAGCAAGACTTAAGGACTCACTTGATCAGATTCTCTCTATAGATTATGACAAGAGTAAGGTTGCTATTGCAGTTGAATCCAAGGTATTCGGAATCGGCGAAGAGTCTTACACAGTAGGAAGCCATGAGTTCTACATGAACTATGCTGCCAAGAATGATGTAATGTGCCTTATTGATACAGGCCATTTCCATCCAACAGAGAATGTTGCAGATAAGCTTTCTTCAATGCTTCTCTTTAACGATAAGATGGCTCTTCATGTATCACGTCCTGTTCGTTGGGATTCTGACCACGTAGTTATCTTTAATGATGACGCAAGAGACCTTGCACAGGAAATTGTCAGAAACGGTGCTGACAGATTCTACATTGGAATGGATTACTTTGATGCGAGCATCAACAGAATATCAGCTTGGACAAATGGTATGAGAAACTTCTTAAAGGCTCTTATGTATGCTGAACTTCAGCCTATGGATAAGCTTACAAGGCTTCAGAATGAATGCAACTTCACAGAGCTTATGTCACTTCAGGAGCAGCTCAAGGTAATGCCTTTTGGAGATGTTTGGGACTATTACTGCGAGTCTAAGGGTGTTGCTCTTGAAAAAGACTGGTTTGCAGATTGCATGGAGTACGAGAAGGAAGTTCTCTCAAAACGAGTATGA
- the rhaD gene encoding rhamnulose-1-phosphate aldolase: MKVLDSKFAQGFCRLCVDGFYQGWHERNGGNLSYRIKDEEIAAVADDLDESGEWKEIGTTVRGLAGEYFMVTGSGKYFRNVEIDPAANVCIIKVDDAGENYKIVWGLVEGGRPTSELPSHLMNLEVCKARDPQIRVVYHCHPTNTIALTFVLPLDGKIFTREIWEMATECPIVFPEGIGMVPWMVPGGREIAVATSEIMKKQDVAIWAHHGMFACGTDFDITFGLMHTVEKAAEILVKVMSMTDRKRQTIEPENFRALNAPFNVNISEDFLYDKKSGIIGEY, from the coding sequence ATGAAAGTTTTAGATTCTAAGTTTGCACAGGGTTTTTGCCGTCTGTGCGTTGATGGATTTTATCAGGGATGGCATGAGAGAAATGGCGGTAACCTGAGCTATAGAATTAAGGATGAGGAGATTGCAGCTGTAGCAGATGATCTGGATGAGTCCGGAGAGTGGAAGGAGATTGGTACAACAGTCAGAGGACTTGCAGGTGAGTACTTCATGGTGACAGGTTCCGGCAAGTACTTTAGAAATGTTGAGATCGATCCTGCTGCTAATGTATGCATTATCAAGGTTGATGATGCAGGTGAGAATTACAAGATCGTATGGGGACTTGTTGAAGGCGGAAGACCAACATCTGAGCTTCCTTCACACCTTATGAACCTTGAAGTTTGCAAGGCTCGCGATCCTCAGATCAGAGTTGTATATCACTGCCATCCTACAAATACAATCGCACTTACTTTTGTGCTTCCTCTTGATGGCAAGATCTTTACAAGAGAAATCTGGGAGATGGCTACAGAGTGTCCAATCGTATTCCCTGAGGGAATCGGAATGGTTCCCTGGATGGTTCCTGGTGGAAGAGAGATCGCAGTTGCTACATCAGAGATCATGAAGAAGCAGGACGTAGCTATCTGGGCTCATCATGGAATGTTTGCATGCGGAACTGATTTTGATATTACATTTGGTCTTATGCATACAGTTGAGAAGGCTGCTGAAATCCTTGTAAAGGTTATGTCCATGACTGACAGAAAGAGACAGACAATTGAGCCTGAGAATTTCCGTGCTCTTAACGCTCCTTTTAATGTAAACATCAGCGAGGACTTCCTCTATGACAAGAAGTCAGGAATCATCGGTGAGTACTAA
- a CDS encoding AraC family transcriptional regulator: MNPKLIEKLSKITDEERAILDGEPYINRALYYSSEKKSSSSEDEIDSSRVLQNGKLIDMRPHVRFVHFPLHTHNYVEFIYMCQGETVHIIDGQRITLHQGDLLFLNQHARQEILPAGENDIAINFMILPEFFDTSFAMLEHEESPLKDFLISCLTQKDIGGNFLYFGVSAIPQIQNIMENLILNMLPGSTETSGSAASYTPDNSYSNSVNQVTMGLLFMTLLQHTDTIRVSRRSFEQEIMFRLLRYVDEQYRDASLKAFAEVVREDEYVLSRIIKKNTGSTFKDLLQNKRMSKACDLLKNTDISIADISVLIGYDNTSFFHRLFRRLYNCSPRDFRLSSRAT, translated from the coding sequence ATGAACCCTAAACTAATAGAAAAACTCAGCAAAATTACAGATGAAGAGCGAGCAATTCTGGATGGAGAGCCCTATATTAATAGGGCTCTCTATTATAGCTCTGAGAAAAAAAGCAGCTCCTCTGAGGATGAAATCGATTCTTCAAGAGTTCTTCAAAACGGTAAGCTCATAGATATGCGTCCACACGTGCGCTTCGTGCACTTTCCTCTCCACACCCACAACTATGTTGAATTCATTTATATGTGTCAGGGAGAAACTGTGCATATCATCGACGGGCAGCGCATCACGCTTCATCAGGGAGACCTTCTCTTTCTCAATCAGCATGCCAGACAGGAAATACTCCCTGCAGGAGAAAATGATATTGCCATCAATTTCATGATCCTCCCTGAGTTTTTCGACACCTCTTTTGCCATGCTTGAACATGAGGAATCACCTCTAAAAGACTTCCTCATAAGCTGCCTTACTCAAAAAGATATAGGTGGTAACTTCCTGTATTTCGGTGTATCAGCCATTCCGCAGATTCAGAATATTATGGAGAACCTGATCCTAAATATGCTCCCCGGATCTACAGAAACGTCCGGCTCTGCTGCTTCCTACACCCCTGATAACTCATATTCTAATTCTGTTAACCAGGTTACAATGGGACTGTTGTTCATGACTCTTCTGCAACACACAGATACTATCCGTGTTTCCAGAAGATCTTTTGAACAGGAAATAATGTTCAGGCTACTCCGCTACGTCGATGAGCAGTACAGAGATGCCAGCCTTAAAGCTTTCGCAGAAGTTGTCCGTGAAGATGAATATGTCCTTAGCCGCATCATCAAGAAAAATACCGGCAGCACCTTCAAGGATCTGCTCCAAAACAAGCGCATGAGCAAGGCCTGCGACCTACTAAAAAACACCGACATATCAATCGCTGATATATCGGTGCTCATAGGTTATGATAACACAAGTTTCTTCCACAGGCTCTTCAGGCGCCTCTACAACTGCAGCCCCAGAGACTTCCGCCTAAGCTCACGCGCCACATAA
- a CDS encoding CPBP family intramembrane glutamic endopeptidase, whose amino-acid sequence MSTNEKKVIKHRILDKHPIVGIILLTVLALFMIQGFIGGVLGVGIALVLGLPQEPILYISMVVSAFIMLAIHKRWFYPEYEGSISFDNRFGKWLIVTIAILLALIIPDFIIMTVTGTNFVAPSIKSILVALVAGTTEETIFRGIPASYAMRHFNDRKKLPLVIGITSLLFSLIHATNIFAGASVSATLLQLLTSFGIGTTLCALYFRSGNIILPMLLHFLYDVYALMNADSVTEAGVLDASLTVKDLTANLIILVIEIAITLYLLRGPVLDDLTEIWKKKWNK is encoded by the coding sequence ATGAGTACTAATGAAAAGAAAGTTATTAAACACAGAATCTTGGACAAGCACCCTATTGTGGGAATAATTCTTCTCACAGTGCTGGCACTATTCATGATACAAGGCTTTATCGGAGGAGTCCTGGGAGTTGGTATAGCCTTAGTTTTAGGTCTTCCTCAAGAACCGATATTGTACATTTCAATGGTCGTTTCTGCATTTATAATGCTGGCAATCCACAAGAGATGGTTCTATCCGGAATATGAGGGCAGTATCTCTTTTGATAACAGATTCGGAAAATGGCTTATCGTTACCATTGCAATTTTACTTGCTCTGATCATACCTGATTTCATCATCATGACAGTGACAGGAACCAATTTTGTAGCACCCAGTATCAAGTCCATTCTTGTAGCATTAGTAGCAGGAACAACTGAGGAAACAATATTTAGAGGAATTCCTGCTTCCTACGCAATGAGACATTTTAATGACAGAAAAAAACTTCCACTGGTCATTGGCATTACATCTTTATTGTTCTCTCTTATCCATGCCACCAACATTTTTGCAGGAGCTTCAGTATCAGCAACTCTACTTCAGCTTCTGACATCCTTTGGCATAGGAACTACACTTTGTGCATTGTATTTTAGAAGCGGTAATATTATACTTCCTATGCTGCTTCATTTTCTGTATGATGTTTATGCGCTTATGAATGCAGATTCTGTAACTGAGGCCGGAGTACTGGACGCTTCACTTACAGTTAAAGACCTTACAGCAAACCTCATTATTTTAGTAATAGAAATAGCGATAACACTCTATCTTCTTCGAGGGCCTGTTCTCGATGACCTTACAGAGATTTGGAAGAAGAAGTGGAACAAATAA
- a CDS encoding aldose 1-epimerase family protein, with amino-acid sequence MQYLENEYLKIAVAEHGAELSSIWDKKRNKELLWQADPKFWNRHAPILFPFVGNVVNDEYRYKGQTYHMSSHGFARDMEFDFVGKTDDSISFSLKATDETRAKYPFEFELIVTHKLEGNKVNVIWEIKNLSDSEPLYYSIGGHPAFRCPINEGEKRTDYKVKFHDAKDLKYVLIIQATREVDHECPTKLTLNGDILDITEHLFDKDALIFDNNQVKKVSLCTPDGKPYITMDCSEFPSFGLWSKPVIDAEYVCLEPWFGRCDNKGFRGELPEKYGEQELAASGSRTISYSISVN; translated from the coding sequence ATGCAATATCTTGAAAACGAATACCTGAAAATCGCAGTCGCTGAGCACGGAGCAGAGCTTAGCAGCATCTGGGACAAAAAGAGAAATAAAGAGCTCTTGTGGCAGGCTGATCCAAAGTTTTGGAACAGACATGCACCAATTCTTTTCCCATTTGTCGGAAATGTAGTTAATGACGAATACCGTTATAAAGGCCAGACATACCATATGTCATCCCATGGCTTTGCAAGAGATATGGAATTTGACTTCGTAGGTAAAACAGATGACAGCATCAGCTTTTCTCTTAAGGCAACTGATGAGACAAGAGCAAAATATCCATTTGAATTTGAACTTATCGTTACTCATAAACTTGAAGGAAACAAGGTAAATGTGATCTGGGAGATCAAGAATCTTTCTGACTCAGAGCCTCTCTACTATTCAATCGGAGGACACCCTGCATTTAGATGCCCTATTAATGAAGGCGAAAAGAGAACTGACTACAAGGTTAAGTTCCATGATGCAAAAGACCTTAAGTACGTCCTTATTATTCAGGCTACAAGAGAAGTTGATCATGAGTGTCCAACCAAACTCACATTAAATGGCGACATCCTTGATATCACAGAGCATCTCTTTGACAAGGACGCTCTTATCTTTGATAACAACCAGGTCAAAAAAGTAAGCCTCTGTACTCCTGATGGGAAGCCATATATCACTATGGACTGCTCAGAGTTCCCATCCTTTGGTCTCTGGTCCAAGCCAGTGATCGATGCAGAATATGTCTGCCTTGAGCCATGGTTTGGAAGATGCGATAACAAGGGCTTTAGAGGAGAACTTCCTGAAAAATACGGCGAACAGGAACTTGCAGCCAGCGGATCAAGAACTATCTCCTATAGCATATCTGTGAACTGA